The sequence below is a genomic window from Kitasatospora kifunensis.
GTGCTGGAGCAGGTCTTCCGGCAGACCGTCGTCGTCCGCGGCGAGGCCCCGATGGCGCCGCGCGACCCGATCGTGCTCAAGCTCCCCGAGGACGCCCAGATGGTGGCGGACGGTGGCGTGGGTGCCCCTGAGGGGGAGGCCTCGCGCTTCGGTGACGCTTCGCTGAGCCCGTTCGCCCGGGGCCCGGAGATCACCGAGGTCCGCTGACACGGGTACCTCAGCCGTATCGACCGGCCCCGGACAGCACTGCTGTCCGGGGCCGGTTTGACTCCCGGCAGGTCGGTGCGTAAGGTTCTCCGAGTTGCCCGGACCACGATAAGTGGCGGCGAGTAAATCTGATGAGCGTGAAAATCGCGAGACAGAAACTCTGCTAGAGTCTGGGAGCGCCGAAAGCCGAAAGGCCGGAAGCGAAATGCGGAAAGCGAAGCGGAAAAGGCACTGAGCCGGATCTGATAAGCTGGAAACACGAAAGAACGAAGCGCCCGGAGGGGCCACGGAAGTGGCTGCAAAGGAAGCGTCCGTTCCTTGAGAACTCAACAGCGTGCCAAAAGTCAACGCCAGATATGTTGACATCCCCGGCCTCAGTCGTATGACTGGGGTTGGAGATTCCTTTTGAAGTAAAACACTAGCGAGGACGCAGTGCACGAGGTCACCCTATTCCGGTGGTTGTCGTGCCGCTCGACGCGGGTGTGGCTCGATTACGAGCAGACATTCACGGAGAGTTTGATCCTGGCTCAGGACGAACGCTGGCGGCGTGCTTAACACATGCAAGTCGAACGGTGAAGCCCTTCGGGGTGGATCAGTGGCGAACGGGTGAGTAACACGTGGGCAATCTGCCCTGCACTCTGGGACAAGCCCTGGAAACGGGGTCTAATACCGGATATGACCTTCCTCCGCATGGGGGTTGGTGTAAAGCTCCGGCGGTGCAGGATGAGCCCGCGGCCTATCAGCTTGTTGGTGGGGTAATGGCCTACCAAGGCGACGACGGGTAGCCGGCCTGAGAGGGCGACCGGCCACACTGGGACTGAGACACGGCCCAGACTCCTACGGGAGGCAGCAGTGGGGAATATTGCACAATGGGCGAAAGCCTGATGCAGCGACGCCGCGTGAGGGATGACGGCCTTCGGGTTGTAAACCTCTTTCAGCAGGGAAGAAGCGCAAGTGACGGTACCTGCAGAAGAAGCACCGGCTAACTACGTGCCAGCAGCCGCGGTAATACGTAGGGTGCGAGCGTTGTCCGGAATTATTGGGCGTAAAGAGCTCGTAGGCGGCCTGTCGCGTCGGATGTGAAAGCCCGGGGCTTAACCCCGGGTCTGCATTCGATACGGGCAGGCTAGAGTGTGGTAGGGGAGATCGGAATTCCTGGTGTAGCGGTGAAATGCGCAGATATCAGGAGGAACACCGGTGGCGAAGGCGGATCTCTGGGCCATTACTGACGCTGAGGAGCGAAAGCGTGGGGAGCGAACAGGATTAGATACCCTGGTAGTCCACGCCGTAAACGTTGGGAACTAGGTGTTGGCGACATTCCACGTCGTCGGTGCCGCAGCTAACGCATTAAGTTCCCCGCCTGGGGAGTACGGCCGCAAGGCTAAAACTCAAAGGAATTGACGGGGGCCCGCACAAGCAGCGGAGCATGTGGCTTAATTCGACGCAACGCGAAGAACCTTACCAAGGCTTGACATATACCGGAAAGCTGCAGAGATGTAGCCCCCCTTGTGGTCGGTATACAGGTGGTGCATGGTTGTCGTCAGCTCGTGTCGTGAGATGTTGGGTTAAGTCCCGCAACGAGCGCAACCCTTGTTCTGTGTTGCCAGCATGCCTTTCGGGGTGATGGGGACTCACAGGAGACTGCCGGGGTCAACTCGGAGGAAGGTGGGGACGACGTCAAATCATCATGCCCCTTATGTCTTGGGCTGCACACGTGCTACAATGGTCGGTACAAAGGGCTGCGATACCGTGAGGTGGAGCGAATCCCAAAAAGCCGGCCTCAGTTCGGATTGGGGTCTGCAACTCGACCCCATGAAGTTGGAGTTGCTAGTAATCGCAGATCAGCATGCTGCGGTGAATACGTTCCCGGGCCTTGTACACACCGCCCGTCACGTCACGAAAGTCGGTAACACCCGAAGCCGGTGGCCTAACCCTTGGGAGGGAGCCGTCGAAGGTGGGACCAGCGATTGGGACGAAGTCGTAACAAGGTAGCCGTACCGGAAGGTGCGGCTGGATCACCTCCTTTCTAAGGAGCACATAGCCGGTTGCGAGCGAATGTCTCGCACGGTTGCTCATGGGTGGAACGTTGACTATTCGGCACACTGGGTGATGGTTCGTGAGTACTGCTTCGGCGTGGAAAGCGTTTCTTGAGTCTGGTGTGTCGGGCACGTTGTTGGGTCCTGAGGGAACGAGTAATCGTTGTCTCAGTGCCGGTCCCATGCTTGTTCAGGTGGGTGTCTGGTCGTTGTTTGAGAACTGCACAGTGGACGCGAGCATCTGTGGCCAAGTTTTTAAGGGCGCACGGTGGATGCCTTGGCACTAGGAACCGATGAAGGACGTGGGAGGCCGCGATAGGCCCCGGGGAGCTGTCAACCGAGCTTTGATCCGGGGGTGTCCGAATGGGGAAACCCGGCAGTCGTCATGGGCTGTCACCCATACCTGAACACATAGGGTATGTGGAGGGAACGCGGGGAAGTGAAACATCTCAGTACCCGCAGGAAGAGAAAACAACCGTGATTCCGGGAGTAGTGGCGAGCGAAACCGGATGAGGCTAAACCGTTGTGGTGTGAGACCCGGCAGGGGTTGCCACTTCGGGGTCGTGGGAAAGTTCTTCAGTCGTCTGCCGGCGGCTGGGTGAGTCAGAAACCGTATGGGTAGTCGAAGGACATGCGAAAGGTCCGGCGTAGAGGGTAAGACCCCCGTAGACGAAACTTGTACGGCTCACTTGAGCTTCTCCCAAGTAGCACGGAGCCCGAGAAATTCCGTGTGAATCTGGCGGGACCACCCGCTAAGCCTAAATATTCCCTAGTGACCGATAGCGGATAGTACCGTGAGGGAATGGTGAAAAGTACCGCGGGAGCGGAGTGAAATAGTACCTGAAACCGTGTGCCTACAAGCCGTGGGAGCGTCGTTCGTCAAGCTTGCTTGATGAGCCGTGACTGCGTGCCTTTTGAAGAATGAGCCTGCGAGTTTGCGGTGTGTAGCGAGGTTAACCCGTGTGGGGTAGCCGTAGCGAAAGCGAGTCCGAATAGGGCGTTTGAGTTGCATGCCCAAGACCCGAAGCGGAGTGATCTAGCCATGGGCAGGTTGAAGCGCGGGTAAGACCGCGTGGAGGACCGAACCCACCAGGGTTGAAAACCTGGGGGATGACCTGTGGTTAGGGGTGAAAGGCCAATCAAACTCCGTGATAGCTGGTTCTCCCCGAAATGCATTTAGGTGCAGCGTCACGTGTTTCTTGCCGGAGGTAGAGCACTGGATAGGCGATGGGCCTTACCGGGTTACTGACCTTAGCCAAACTCCGAATGCCGGTAAGTGAGAGCGTGGCAGTGAGACTGTGGGGGATAAGCTCCATGGTCGAGAGGGAAACAGCCCAGAACACCGACTAAGGTCCCTAAGCGTGTGCTAAGTGGGAAAGGATGTGGAGTCGCAGAGACAACCAGGAGGTTGGCTTAGAAGCAGCCACCCTTGAAAGAGTGCGTAATAGCTCACTGGTCAAGTGATTCCGCGCCGACAATGTAGCGGGGCTCAAGCACACCACCGAAGTCGTGTCATTGCAGCAATACTCCTAACGGGGGCTGTGATGGGTAGGGGAGCGTCGTGTGCCGGGTGAAGCGGCCGAGGAATCGAGTCGTGGACGGTATACGAGTGAGAATGCAGGCATGAGTAGCGATACAAGAGTGGGAAACTCTTGCGCCGATTGACCAAGGGTTCCTGGGTCAAGCTGATCTGCCCAGGGTAAGTCGGGACCTAAGGCGAGGCCGACAGGCGTAGTCGATGGACAACGGGTTGATATTCCCGTACCCGCTTTGAAGCGCCAACGCTGAACCAGGTGATGCTAAGCCCGTGAAGCCGGCCCGGAGTCTTCGGACAAAGGGACGTGGTGGAGCCGGTGACCCAAGTCTGTAGTAGGTGAGCGATGGGGTGACGCAGGAAGGTAGTCCAGCCCGGGCGGTGGTTGTCCCGGGGTAAGGGTGTAGGCCGAGTGATAGGCAAATCCGTCACTCGTTAAGGCTGAGACCTGATGCCGAGCCGATTGTGGTGAAGTGGATGATCCTATGCTGTCGAGAAAAGCCTCTAGCGAGTTTCATGGCGGCCCGTACCCCAAACCGACTCAGGTGGTCAGGTAGAGAATACCGAGGCGTTCGGGTGAACTATGGTTAAGGAACTCGGCAAAATGCCCCCGTAACTTCGGGAGAAGGGGGGCCATTCCTGGTGATGAGACTTGCTCTCTGAGCTGGGGGTGGCCGCAGAGACCAGCGAGAAGCGACTGTTTACTAAAAACACAGGTCCGTGCGAAGCCGTAAGGCGATGTATACGGACTGACGCCTGCCCGGTGCTGGAACGTTAAGGGGACCGGTTAGCTCCACTTCGGTGGGGCGAAGCTGAGAACTTAAGCGCCAGTAAACGGCGGTGGTAACTATAACCATCCTAAGGTAGCGAAATTCCTTGTCGGGTAAGTTCCGACCTGCACGAATGGCGTAACGACTTCTCGACTGTCTCAACCATAGGCCCGGTGAAATTGCATTACGAGTAAAGATGCTCGTTTCGCGCAGCAGGACGGAAAGACCCCGGGACCTTTACTATAGCTTGATATTGGTGTTCGGTTCGGCTTGTGTAGGATAGGTGGGAGACTTTGAAGCCTTGACGCCAGTCTTGGTGGAGTCGTCGTTGAAATACCACTCTGGTCGTGCTGGATGTCTAACCTGGGTCCGTGATCCGGATCAGGGACAGTGTCTGGTGGGTAGTTTAACTGGGGCGGTTGCCTCCTAAAGAGTAACGGAGGCGCCCAAAGGTTCCCTCAGCCTGGTTGGCAATCAGGTGTTGAGTGTAAGTGCACAAGGGAGCTTGACTGTGAGACCGACGGGTCGAGCAGGTGCGAAAGCAGGGACTAGTGATCCGGCGGTGGCTTGTGGAAGCGCCGTCGCTCAACGGATAAAAGGTACCCCGGGGATAACAGGCTGATCTTCCCCAAGAGTCCATATCGACGGGATGGTTTGGCACCTCGATGTCGGCTCGTCGCATCCTGGGGCTGGAGTAGGTCCCAAGGGTTGGGCTGTTCGCCCATTAAAGCGGTACGCGAGCTGGGTTTAGAACGTCGTGAGACAGTTCGGTCCCTATCCGCTGTGCGCGTAGGAATATTGAGAAGGGCTGTCCCTAGTACGAGAGGACCGGGACGGACGAACCTCTGGTGTGCCAGTTGTCCTGCCAAGGGCATGGCTGGTTGGCTACGTTCGGGAGGGATAACCGCTGAAAGCATCTAAGCGGGAAGCCTGCTTCGAGATGAGTATTCCCACCTCCTTGAGAGGGTAAGGCTCCCAGTAGACGACTGGGTTGATAGGCCGGATGTGGAAGCCCTGTAAGGGGTGGAGCTGACCGGTACTAATAGGCCGAGGGCTTGTCCTCAGTTGCTCGCGTCCACTGTGTTGTTCTGAAACAACGACCCCGTTTTGTCCTGGGCCACAGGGCGAAGCGGTGCGGTGCACAGTTTCATAGTGTTTCGGTGGTCATAGCGTGAGGGAAACGCCCGGTTACATTCCGAACCCGGAAGCTAAGCCTTACAGCGCCGATGGTACTGCAGGGGGGACCCTGTGGGAGAGTAGGACGCCGCCGAACAATTCTTCTAGAGAAGCCCCCTTCCTTCGGGAAGGGGGCTTCTCTGCGTTCTGGGCTTCAACTGGAATGAACCTGCGGGATGTCATCGGGGGTGGCCGGGCGGATCACGAGATCGTTCATGCCGGCCGCCCTACGGACGCCGAATGGCTCAGGCCTCGTCGGGAACGCTCTTGATGATCGAGAAGACCGCGCCGTGCGGGTCGGCGAGTTGGGCGAGCCTCCCGACGCCGGGGGCGTCCACCGCGGGGGCGCGTACGGCGCCGCCGAGCTCCTGGGCGCGGGTGATCACGGCGTCCGGGTCCTCGACCTCGAAGTAGGGCAGCCAGTACGAGCCGCCGGCGGACTTGTCCTCGGGGAGGAGGCCGACGATGCCGCCCTGGCTGGCGTCCGTCCCACCGTCGGTGGGGGTGACCACGGTGTAGGTGAAGTCGCCGAACGGGACGTCCTGCGTCTGCCAGTTGAAGAGGCCGGCGTAGAACTGCTTGGCCGCCGCCGGGTCGCTGGTGTGCAGCTCGGTCCAGCAGAGGGTGCCGACCGAGGTGACGTCGTCCAGGCCGCTGGTCTCACCGGGCTGCCAGACGGCGAACTGGGCGCCGGTCGGATCCGTGTAGCCGGCCATCCGGCCGTTGGTGAAGACGTCGAAGGGGCCGAATCGCACCGCGCCACCGGCCTGCTGGACGAGTTTGCTGGTCTGGTCGGCGTCCTCGGTATGGAAGTAGACCGTCCAGGCCGGGTGGGCGCCCTCCTCGGTGAGGGGGCCGAGCGCGGCGACGGTCTGCTCGCCCTGGCGGAAGAAGCCATAGCCGCCCGCGTTGGGGCCGGCGGAGGCGAAGCTCCAGCCGAACAGGCCCGTGTAGAAGGCCTCGGAGGCCTTGGTGTCGGGGCTGCCGAGGTCGAGCCAGTTCGGGACGCCGGGAATGTAGTTGGTGGTCAGCATGGTGTCTTCCGCTTCTCTGCGGGCCCGGCTCCGCGGTGGGTGGCCGCGAGCGGTCGTGCCGGGGCCGGGCATGACGAGATGAATCCTCCGCTTTCATCCTCAGCCTCGCAGCAGGCAGTGACAATCGCGCGGTGGACCGCGCCGTGCAGTACCGCCGCACTGTCGCCACCGTGTCACCGTTGAGGGGTAGCGTGCCTTACGCAGGGTTCGGTAGTGGCACGCGGTAGTGACACGAGGCAGTGCATGAGGGGGTCCCCGGATGGCCGGGCAGCGGTCCCAGGCGGCGCAGACGCAGACGGGTCAGGTGCCGGCCCAGCGGCAGCTCGCCGAGGTCGAGGGCGTGCTGGAGCGGATCACCTACGCCAATGAGGAGACCGGCTACACGGTGGCTCGGGTCGACACCGGGCGCGGCAGCAACGACCTGCTGACGGTGGTCGGCGCGCTGCTCGGCGCGCAGGTGGGGGAGTCGCTGCGGCTGCACGGGCGGTGGGGCTCGCACCCGCAGTACGGGCGCCAGTTCACGGTGGAGAACTACACCACGGTGCTGCCCGCCACCGTGCAGGGCATCCAGCGCTACCTGGGTTCGGGCCTGATCAAGGGGATCGGTCCACGGTTCGCGGAGCGGATCGTCGAGCACTTCGGCGTGGACACCCTGACCGTGATCGAGGAGCAGCCGGGACGCTTGGTCGAGGTCCCGGGGCTCGGGCCGAAGCGGACCAAGATGATCGCGGCCGCCTGGGAGGAGCAGAAGGCGATCAAGGAGGTGATGGTCTTCCTCCAGGGGGTGGGGGTCTCCACCTCGCTCGCTGTGCGGATCTACAAGAAGTACGGGGACAGTTCGATCGGGGTGGTGAAGAACGAGCCCTACCGGCTGGCAGCCGATGTGTGGGGCATCGGCTTTCTGACCGCCGACCGGATCGCGCAGGCGGTGGGCATCCCGCACGACAGCCCTGAGCGGGTGAAGGCCGGCCTGCAGTACGCGCTTTCGCAGAGCAGCGACCAGGGGCACTGCTACCTGCCCGAGGAGCGGCTGATCGCCGACGGGGTGAAGCTCCTCCAGGTGGACGTGGGCCTGGTGATCGAGTGCCTGGCCGAGCTGGTGGCCGAGGAGGGGGTGGTCCGCGAGAGCCTGCCGGGGGAGGGTGGCGAGCCGGTGGTCGCCGTCTACCTGGTGCCGTTCCACCGCGCCGAGATCTCGCTGTCGAACCAGCTGCTGCGGCTGCTTCGTTCGGAGACCGACCGGATGCCGGGCTTCGCGGACGTGGACTGGGCGAAGGCGCTGGACTGGCTGGCCCAGCGCACCGGAGCCGAGTTGGCGCCCGAGCAGGAGCAGTCGGTGAAGCTCGCGCTGACCGAGCGGGTCGCGGTGCTGACCGGCGGTCCGGGCTGCGGCAAGTCGTTCACCGTCAAGTCGATCGTCACGCTCGCTCTGGCCAAGCGGGCCAAGGTGCTGTTGGCCGCGCCGACCGGGCGGGCGGCCAAGCGCCTGGCCGAGCTGACCGGCCATCAAGCATCCACCGTGCACCGGCTGTTGGAGCTGCGTCCGGGTGGTGACGCGGCGTTTGACCGGGACCGTCCACTGGACGCCGACCTGGTGGTGGTGGACGAGGCCTCGATGCTGGACCTGATCCTGGCGAACAAGTTGGTCAAGGCGGTGGCACCGGGCGCTCACCTGCTCTTCGTGGGTGATGTGGATCAGCTGCCCTCGGTCGGCGCGGGCGAGGTGCTGCGCGACCTGCTGGCCGACGACGGGCCGATCCCGTCCGTCCGGTTGACCCGGATCTTCCGCCAGGCCCAGCAGTCCGGTGTGGTGGTCAACGCGCACCGGATCAACGAGGGGCAGCCGCCGCTCACCGACGGGCTGCCCGACTTCTTCCTCTTCGTGGAGGACGACACCGAGCGGGCGGCCGGCCTGGTGGTGGACGTGGTGGCCCGCCGGATCCCGCAGCGGTTCCGTCTGGACCCGCGCCGGGACGTGCAGGTGCTGGCCCCGATGCACCGCGGCCCGGCCGGCGCGGGCAACCTCAACACGCTGCTGCAGGCCGCGGTCACCCCCGGGCGGGAGGGGCTGGCGGAGAAGCGCTTCGGCGGGCGGACCTTCCGGGTCGGCGACAAGGTGACCCAGATCCGCAACAACTACGAGAAGGGCCAGAACGGCGTCTTCAACGGCACGGTCGGCGTGGTCACCGCACTGAGCGTGGAGGACCAACGCCTGACGGTGCTGACCGACGAGGACGAGGAGGTGCCGTACGAGTTCGACGAGCTCGATGAGTTGCAGCACGCCTACGCCGTCACCATCCATCGTTCGCAGGGCAGTGAGTATCCGGCGGTGGTGATTCCGGTCACCACCTCGGCCTGGACGATGCTGCAGCGCAACCTGCTCTACACGGCGGTCACCAGGGCCAAGAAGCTGGTGGTGCTGGTGGGCTCGCGCAAGGCGATCGGCCAGGCGGTGCGCACGGTGAGCGCGGGACGCCGCCATTCAGCACTCGACCACCGCTTGTCCACCGGATGATCACCTGAGGGCGAATGGGGTCAGGGGCTTCGGCGGGGGTATCTTGACGTGAAGAAATTGATGGACCAGCCTAGTCTTGTCACGATCTTGTCCGGTTCGTACGGGCTGAAGCATCGGTTCTTGTAGTACAGGGCTCTTTTGGGCCACCCCGGGTGCGCGGCCGTCCTCCGGATGGGGGAGGGTGGACGGGCAGGGCACCTTGGAAGCGGATTTTCATTTCGTCGGTGAGGAAGCGCGTGAGCGAGAACAGTCAGGAATCTGTAGTACTGCGGTACCAGGGCGGCGAGTACGAGTACCCCGTCGTTGAGAGCACTGCTGGGAACTCCGGCTTCGACATCTCGAAGCTGCTCCCGCAGACCGGCCTGGTCACCCTGGACAACGGCTTCGGCAACACCGCTGCCTACAAGTCCGCGATCACCTTCGTGGACGGTGACAACGGCATCCTCCGCTACCGCGGCTTCCCGATCGAGCAGCTGGCCGAGAAGGGCAGCTTCATCGAGACCGCGTACCTCCTGATCAACGGTGAGCTGCCCACCGCCGACCAGCTGGCGGAGTTCAACAGCGAGATCACCCAGCACACCCTGCTGCACGAGGACGTCAAGCGCTTCTACCAGGGCTTCCCCCGGGACGCGCACCCGATGGCGATGCTCTCCTCGGTGGTCGGCGCGCTGTCGACCTTCTACCAGGACAGCCACAACCCGTTCGACGCGGCCCAGCGCCACCTGTCGACGGTGCGCCTGCTGGCGAAGCTGCCGACCATCGCGGCCTACGCGTACAAGAAGTCGGTCGGCCAGCCGTTCGTCTACCCGCGTAACGACCTGAGCTACGTCGAGAACTTCCTGCGCATGACCTTCGCGGTCCCGGCCCAGGACTACGAGCTCAACCCGGTGATCGTCAACGCGCTGGACAAGCTCTTCATCCTGCACGCCGACCACGAGCAGAACTGCTCCACCTCGACGGTGCGCCTGGTCGGCTCCAGCCACGCCAACCAGTTCGCCTCGATCTCGGCCGGTATCTCGGCGCTCTGGGGCCCGCTGCACGGCGGCGCCAACCAGGCCGTGCTGGAGATGCTGGAGCAGATCCAGAAGGACGGCGGCGACGTCGACGCCTTCATCCGCAAGGTGAAGAACCGCGAGGACGGCGTCAAGCTGATGGGCTTCGGCCACCGCGTGTACAAGGCCTTCGACCCGCGCGCCGCGCTGGTCAAGGGCCTGGCGCACGACGTGCTGGCGCAGCTGGGCAAGTCGGACGAGCTGCTGGAGATCGCGCTCAAGCTGGAGGAGCACGCGCTCAGCGACGACTTCTTCATCTCCCGCAAGCTGTACCCGAACGTCGACTTCTACACCGGCCTGATCTACCGCGCGATGGGCTTCCCGACCAGCATGTTCACCGTGCTGTTCGCGCTGGGCCGGCTGCCGGGCTGGATCGCCCACTGGCACGAGATGATCAACGACCCGACCAGCCGGATCGGCCGTCCGCGCCAGATCTACACCGGCACCGCGATCCGGGACTACGTCGCGCTCGACAAGCGCTGACCATCCCCGCACCGCATCGCGAAGGCCCCGCAGCAACCCGCTGCGGGGCCTTCGCCGTCCGCGAGCGAGCCGCGAGAATCGGCTCGGAGAAAAGAACAACGCACGGCGTCCGGGTAGTGGACGAGGCCGGGAACGGCCGCTCAAAGCGTCCCTGGTCACCCCACTGCCCGGCGCCGTGCGCGCTGACCGTCGCCGAGGCGACGGTCTCCCGGGGCCCGCCGGGACCCCTTTGGCGGTGTGCCGACCGCGGGCGCGCGCCCCTCCCCGGGGGAGGCGGGACGCGCGGTGCCGTTCCACAGTCGTACAGCCGCACTCACCAAGGTAAGACGTATCGGGGTCGGCAAAGTTACGTCTGGACGGTGTGAGTTGCCTCTCGCTGCGTTCCGCGCCCCCGGGTTCACCCGCTCATACCACATCACTTCGGCCGCCTGGCGTCACCCTGCCCGCAGCGATGGCAACCCAGCGTGATAGGAATCGTGGCATTCCGGTACGGACAGGGCGGGAGAGACGCAGATGGCCAGGAACGTTGTCGTCACCGGTGGTGGCACCGGGATCGGCCTGGAGATCGCCCGACGGTTCGCCGAGGCGGGCGACGCGGTGGTGATCGTCGGCCGGCGCCGCGCGGTGCTGGAGGCGGCGGCCGAGCGGCTGGGCCCCACCGTCACCCCGCTGGTCTGCGATCTGGCCGACCCGGACGAGGTGGAGGCGGCGCTGACCACGCTGCCGGCCCGGATCGACGTCCTGATCAACAACGCCGGCAGCCGGGAGACCGGCTTCGGGGCCGGCCCGCACGCGCTGCTGGCCCGCTGGCGCGGCGACTTCGAGCGCAACGTGCTCACCGCCGTGCTGCTCACCGAGTCGGTCCGCGACCGGCTCACCCCGGGCGAGGGCCGGGTGATCACGATCAGCTCGATCGCCGCGCTGCGCGGGGCCGGCTCCTACGGGGCCGCCAAGGCCTCGCTGCACGCCTGGAACCACTTCCTGGCCGCCCAGCTCGGCCCCTCGGGGATCACCGCCAACCTGGTGGCGCCCGGCACGGTGGCCGGCACCGAGTTCTTCGGGCCGCGCCTGGACGAGGCCGAGGTCTCCCGGCGGGCCGCCCGCACGCTGCTGGGCCGGATCGGGGAGACCGGTGAGGTGGCCGCCGCCGTGTACTTCCTGGCCTCGCCCGAGGCGGGCTTCATCACCGGCGAGATCCTGCACTGCAATGGCGGCGAGCTCCTCGGGCGGTAGTCCGCTTCGCTCGGCCGGTGGCCTCAGGCGCCGAAGCGGCGCAGTCGCAGGCTGTTGCTGACCACGAAGACCGAGGAGAAGGCCATGGTGGCGCCGGCGACCACCGGGTTGAGCAGCCCGGCGGCGGCCAGCGGGAGCGCGGCCACGTTGTAGGCGAAGGCCCAGAAGAGGTTGCCCTTGATGGTGCCCAGGGTCCGCCGGGAGAGCCGGATCGCGTCCGCCGCCACCCGCAGGTCGCCGCGGACCAGGGTCAGATCGCCGGCCTCGATCGCCGCGTCGGTGCCGGTGCCCATGGCCAGACCCAGGTCGGCCTGGGCGAGCGCGGCCGCGTCGTTGACCCCGTCGCCGACCATCGCCACCGAATGCCCCTCGCCCTGCAGGCGCTTGACCACCGCGACCTTGTCCTCGGGCAGTACCTCGGCGATCACGTCGGCCGGCTCGATGCCGACCTCGGCCGCCACCGCCTGGGCCACCGCGGCGTGGTCGCCGGTCAGCAGCACCGGGCGCAGGCCGAGTTCGCGCAGTTCGCGCACCGCCGCCGCGCTGGTCGGCTTGACGGTGTCGCAGACCACCAGCACCGCGCGGGCCGCGCCGTCCCAGCCGACCGCGATGGCGCTGCGCCCGCTCGCCTCGGCGGCGGCCTTGGCCGCGGCCAGCTCGGGGGTGAGCGGCTGGGCCCAGTCGGCCAGCAGGCTCTGGCGCCCGGCGAGCACCGCGTGCCCGTCC
It includes:
- a CDS encoding VOC family protein; its protein translation is MLTTNYIPGVPNWLDLGSPDTKASEAFYTGLFGWSFASAGPNAGGYGFFRQGEQTVAALGPLTEEGAHPAWTVYFHTEDADQTSKLVQQAGGAVRFGPFDVFTNGRMAGYTDPTGAQFAVWQPGETSGLDDVTSVGTLCWTELHTSDPAAAKQFYAGLFNWQTQDVPFGDFTYTVVTPTDGGTDASQGGIVGLLPEDKSAGGSYWLPYFEVEDPDAVITRAQELGGAVRAPAVDAPGVGRLAQLADPHGAVFSIIKSVPDEA
- the recD2 gene encoding SF1B family DNA helicase RecD2; the protein is MAGQRSQAAQTQTGQVPAQRQLAEVEGVLERITYANEETGYTVARVDTGRGSNDLLTVVGALLGAQVGESLRLHGRWGSHPQYGRQFTVENYTTVLPATVQGIQRYLGSGLIKGIGPRFAERIVEHFGVDTLTVIEEQPGRLVEVPGLGPKRTKMIAAAWEEQKAIKEVMVFLQGVGVSTSLAVRIYKKYGDSSIGVVKNEPYRLAADVWGIGFLTADRIAQAVGIPHDSPERVKAGLQYALSQSSDQGHCYLPEERLIADGVKLLQVDVGLVIECLAELVAEEGVVRESLPGEGGEPVVAVYLVPFHRAEISLSNQLLRLLRSETDRMPGFADVDWAKALDWLAQRTGAELAPEQEQSVKLALTERVAVLTGGPGCGKSFTVKSIVTLALAKRAKVLLAAPTGRAAKRLAELTGHQASTVHRLLELRPGGDAAFDRDRPLDADLVVVDEASMLDLILANKLVKAVAPGAHLLFVGDVDQLPSVGAGEVLRDLLADDGPIPSVRLTRIFRQAQQSGVVVNAHRINEGQPPLTDGLPDFFLFVEDDTERAAGLVVDVVARRIPQRFRLDPRRDVQVLAPMHRGPAGAGNLNTLLQAAVTPGREGLAEKRFGGRTFRVGDKVTQIRNNYEKGQNGVFNGTVGVVTALSVEDQRLTVLTDEDEEVPYEFDELDELQHAYAVTIHRSQGSEYPAVVIPVTTSAWTMLQRNLLYTAVTRAKKLVVLVGSRKAIGQAVRTVSAGRRHSALDHRLSTG
- a CDS encoding citrate synthase, yielding MRKRVSENSQESVVLRYQGGEYEYPVVESTAGNSGFDISKLLPQTGLVTLDNGFGNTAAYKSAITFVDGDNGILRYRGFPIEQLAEKGSFIETAYLLINGELPTADQLAEFNSEITQHTLLHEDVKRFYQGFPRDAHPMAMLSSVVGALSTFYQDSHNPFDAAQRHLSTVRLLAKLPTIAAYAYKKSVGQPFVYPRNDLSYVENFLRMTFAVPAQDYELNPVIVNALDKLFILHADHEQNCSTSTVRLVGSSHANQFASISAGISALWGPLHGGANQAVLEMLEQIQKDGGDVDAFIRKVKNREDGVKLMGFGHRVYKAFDPRAALVKGLAHDVLAQLGKSDELLEIALKLEEHALSDDFFISRKLYPNVDFYTGLIYRAMGFPTSMFTVLFALGRLPGWIAHWHEMINDPTSRIGRPRQIYTGTAIRDYVALDKR
- a CDS encoding SDR family NAD(P)-dependent oxidoreductase, with amino-acid sequence MARNVVVTGGGTGIGLEIARRFAEAGDAVVIVGRRRAVLEAAAERLGPTVTPLVCDLADPDEVEAALTTLPARIDVLINNAGSRETGFGAGPHALLARWRGDFERNVLTAVLLTESVRDRLTPGEGRVITISSIAALRGAGSYGAAKASLHAWNHFLAAQLGPSGITANLVAPGTVAGTEFFGPRLDEAEVSRRAARTLLGRIGETGEVAAAVYFLASPEAGFITGEILHCNGGELLGR